CTGTGCAGCACAGCGGTGATGTCCAGCGGCCGTCTCAGGACTTCCTGGTTGAGCAGCAgtcccagcctccacctggtGCTCTTCTCCTCTGTGAACCACACACAAAAGACAAGAACACTTGTGAGCccagacaacaacacacaacacaacagaagaaTGGAGTCTTCCTCAGAATGGCATATCCTTACCTGTTGTGGAGATTCTGGGGACCTGGAGAGGGCTCTGGGATGGTACGGACCAGGGAGATCTGCCAGTCCTTATCCAGATATCCCACCAGAATCCGGACTTTGGCCTCGACCAAGCCCACcctgacaaaaagagacaagaACTTTAGAAAGAGCGCAACACCACTGGAGCTGCAAACCAGAATCCAGCTCTGTTTCTACATTAAAACCAGTGACGAGTCACAGAAACATGATTCTACTGTTCCTGGCCATGCCAAAGATTTGAAGACTGTTTTAGGTTTACTCACCATCGGAGAGCCTGACTCTCTGACGTGTACGAGGCGTCCAACTCAACGTAATGCTtttaaggagagagagagaaacgtttTCTCAACAGGAGTCATATTTGAATTCTACAGTCATAAAGCATTGGCCTTATTCAGAGAAGTGGACACTTCTAGTCCATGGCACTGACACCAACCAGAAGAACAGCTTGAAGGGCTGTCCACTCAGAATAAGAGCACATGTGAGTGTTGGGCTGACATTCCAGCCATCAATACGTACTGGTACTTCTGCCCGAGGTCCTCCATCTGGAAGAGTCTGGCCCACTCAGCTCTTCCGCTGTAGACATCCTCGGTGATGCTCCAGCCTGTGGAGGGGAGAGAAACAGCTTTAGGACAAAAGACATCTCTGGCTTCCAAGAATCACATCCCTGAAGGTTTGGTAGCAGCAGAGTCACCAGCGTCTGATCAGCTTCATCATCTGATTCAACATGCGATTCaaccacggagcagaaaagagacttcataCCTCGGACAAACTCCTGGGTGATGACGGCCATGTTGGACTTGGCCATGTTAAAGGTGGAGTTCTGCTGGGGGAACGCTGGGGTCATTATGGGCATCAGGGGGAAGCGGTCGCTCCAGGGAGCCTGAAAACACAGGGTAGAATGTATCATCATGGTTTCAACAACAGAAGCGTTGCATTCCTCTTCCTGTTGGATCATGATGCTGCTTTTTGCATCGACTGTTTGTACAGAAAGAAACCTCATGTTTCTTACCTGGGAATCCCAGGAAGGGAGCTCCCTGTTCTCATTTCTCAGGCGCACCGGGTTGTTCCagtccctgaaacacacaaacaaatgaggCTCTGATTATCATCTGCTACTTTCAGCAAGCAGTGGAAACTCAGCTCTGCTACGATCTCTACACATTCCAGCGGTTTCCtccagtgacaggaaacagaggaTTAACTCACCACGTGCTGTAGAGCCGGAAGAAGTGGGTCACCAGAGCCGCCACGGTGGCGTTGGGGTACAGCTGGCAAACCCTGGCGACCAAGATGGCCCATGAGATACCGCCCAGGAAGCCCAGCCTGTTGGAGTAGATctgacgctctggaggaaaagcagaacAAAGATTAAACAGCAGCAAAGGTGTCAGATTGAATtctgggtgtgaatgtgacgggcagtgaggaggacggaggacatgATGCTCAGGATGTTCAGTCTCCTCCGTCCCCAGCTGGCTGTGGGAGGTCTGAGTGGGCTTTACTCACTTTTGGCCCAGACCTTGATGACCCTCAAGGTGGTGCGGAAGAGGTGCTTGTTGGGAACACACCTCAGGATCTGCTGGCTGTCTCTGTAGCCtggagggaaaaacacacagtgacattAATAACACTGAGAACCAGCTGGTGTcaacagagaccagcagggaacCAGTCCAGGGTGTTTCAGAGAGCGCTCTGTCTCTGCACTCTGATGCTCACCGTTCAAACTCCGCACACAGCGTGGATCCAGACCCCTCACCAGATCGTCGTCCATCAGGTCCACCGTTTCCGGGACGCTGTCCTCCGGGTACTGGACGTACACTAAGTCCATCTAcggaagcaaaaacaaatgaagtgagaacgtgtgaacaaacacaaaggtgACTGCcacagtgtgctggtggtgtttGGATAGTTACCTTCTCTCCTTTATAGGTCAGCTTCATGACCGGGACATGCGCCTTTTCGAAGGCCTGAACACAACAAGGTTCAATTAGTCActctttcacaaaaaaaacactttttacaccTGCTTTTCATGTCCAGAATGTCTCGTCTGCCATGAAAGACGCTACTTACCAGCATGTCGGTGACCTCTTTATTTGCGGCCAGCTTGcggcagaaggaggagaagaagtggTGCCTCTGGACGAAGCCGGGTCCCACGCAGACGGCGTCGATGTCAGAGCCTGGGGAAACAGCACACATTGAAATGAGGCCAGATTCAGGAAACACTGCTGAATGTTGAAAAAGCATCAGCTCCATTCCTTTCACCTCTGCACCGAGAAGCTGTGAGCCCACGGGCATGAGTTTGCCTCCAGCGCTGCGCCTGATGGATTCCTCCACATTCTGAAAAAAACTACAATTAGAAAGTGCTGTCACTGAAGCAAGAGTTCTGTTCCATTTCTGGGCTCATTTtaacacaaacaacattttcttACCATCTTGACACACATCTCATCCAGCCACTCAGTGAAGAGGGACCCCAGAGACTCGGCCACCTTCTTCCTGGAAATGAAACACACCGTTTCAAACGTTTGCTCACCAAAGGTCCATGCAGTCAATACTTTGTGCTTTTCAATATATCAAAGAAAATCccttgaaaagtgtttttcttactTGGTCATCGTGGTCAGGCGGTCCTCATAGACATCAGCAGCTGCCATGAACCTCGCCAGACTCTTGGTCAGGCTGATGTCTTTCTCTGTGGGTGGAGCCTTGCTGCTGGGCTCCATGGTGCTGGAGACCCCGCGGTTTGGCGGCTGGGGCCTGGGAGGTGGTCTTGGACCAAACCGCTGAGTCTTCCTCATCCTGAAAACCATATGAACGTTTAAGTCAAGTTTCAGAGACCCCCATTCTCACCAGAACTCAGAATTAATATCACTATTATCATGTGATATTGTCATGTAACCTCTAACTGTGATTTTCCTCTCAAGCTACAGCTTCTGTCAGCTATAATGCTTGAGATAGTATGAAGTACAAATGTTTGACTTTAGGGAACAAAGAAACTCTACCTGGTCTCCTGTCTTACAGCAAAATGcattattctttattttaatcacCATTAAAAAGCTGTAGTAATGTGAACTCAGACTAATGAGTCATTAATTGATAAATCATTACTTAAATCTGTCTTATTTtaatcacacattttgaaataaacctTGTAAAAGAAACCACATTAGCAGATTCAAATAATTATGCAGTAGGAGTAATGTAACTTACACAGGTTAACAGCAGGACATCTCTCCTGTTTTTACCTGCACCATcttcaaaaaaagtgaaaaatgaaacagaactgCTTACCAAGGATGCATAACTGAGCTAGAATTGGAAATATTGCAAAAATCACGGATCATATGATTGGATGAACTGCTGCGCGCTGGTCTCTCACTGGTCTCTCACTGGTCTCTCGCTGGTCTCTCACTGGTCTCTCACTGGTCTCTCGCTGGTCTCTCACTGGTTTTGACTGGAAAAAGTGTGTCGCGTTCATTTCAAACGGGCCCTCTGTGACGTCAATGAGATGTGATGACGCCACTCCGGAATCGATTCGTTTTTAGAGCTGGAACCGGTTCCCAGtgactcgattccaaggaaCAGTTTGTCTTGGCGGTTCCGCTTATCGGCTCCGCTGCGTGCGTGATGGCGTACCATGCGCGGAGCGCCGCCGGGCTCCAGCAGCCACGGCGCGGCTGCGGTCCGCTCTGGCCCCGCTGCACagccgcggaccggaaactttcagcaaggatcctcactccggagccctgctgcgTCAGCCTAAACAGAAGTAAGTGGAGTAGCAGAAGGACAGTAGATACGTGCTCCTAAATTAGtgatatcaaaataaaatctgtgtcgtgtttttgccttaaaccgatactaaggaacttttcaaccttaataaaacatttcaatatcttttgtgatgatacatcaacttacaactagttgaatgacccctctgtcacgggctgaaggcgtcagtattgctttcacttggactaagtaactgtgaggagggtggtaggaaccctgcacactaaaaaactccaaatgtgtggactgctttacggcgtgcatcacatcatgatataacattgtttagccaccattagattcattacctcgtcgttatccatCCCTCACACagacactggaaacaaatgttggcgagttcagtctgacagcatgccacagggagcagcaatttacgactccacgcgctagtcctcatgggaactgtagtattccttcaggcaaaacactatcacttttgtccactggcgccgccaaaatcaacaaaaactgaaagctccttagtgttgctttaacattgtttttttcttattcttctggtagaatatataacaaacaacattatatgcattagaaggATGAATGATGTTGTACTTACTCACTGTAGAAAAGTCAAACGACGCCAAATTTGCATaaaacaaagctccatgaccggaggctctgtgttgccagattgggcgggtttctgcacaatcaaagTTCTTTTGAACCCGACAGGTGGGCTGATGAAAAGCTCATGTGTTTGtgacatgttttattattattattattattattattattattattattattattgtgcaAATCCGTTTTttggttttaacatgcattttctggAGATTTCGGCTGCTTTCTACTGTTGGACGGTTGTACGAGTATATTTGTGTCACTACCAGAGGGCAGACCATGCTCGGAAGGTGCCTTTATACTGCACGTACGGACTCTACTGCCGGAGAAAAGAGTTGAGAaaggctttgtgttttcagtattgcactacaatgtgctgtaaatgcttGGTAGTGTGCAGCAAAAGCTTAGTTGTGTGTGCTCAATGAATGGTATGTGTCATTGGAAAATGCGACAATCAGCATTTACCTGTAACATGCTACGGGCCAGCTTCAGCATATGGCAGGCGTCCATCATGACAAAcactctctctccagtctctggatgtgcaaaAGAGGTCTTCAGGGGTTCGTGGGGGTTTCCCTTGAGCTGACATTCGAGTTGGTTGCACATGCTCATGTTGATGCATCCATTGTCATGCACAACGCTCTCAGATCACGAGCATGAAGGTCTTCCAGTGCATGAACAACTGAGACTTTTAGTGTATCTGGTGAGACAGCGCTGCATGGTCAGATAGTCAGCAATGGGAGCTTTCCAGTGCC
The sequence above is a segment of the Salarias fasciatus chromosome 14, fSalaFa1.1, whole genome shotgun sequence genome. Coding sequences within it:
- the LOC115400078 gene encoding poly(A) polymerase type 3-like, with the translated sequence MRKTQRFGPRPPPRPQPPNRGVSSTMEPSSKAPPTEKDISLTKSLARFMAAADVYEDRLTTMTKKKVAESLGSLFTEWLDEMCVKMLLGSDIDAVCVGPGFVQRHHFFSSFCRKLAANKEVTDMLAFEKAHVPVMKLTYKGEKMDLVYVQYPEDSVPETVDLMDDDLVRGLDPRCVRSLNGYRDSQQILRCVPNKHLFRTTLRVIKVWAKKRQIYSNRLGFLGGISWAILVARVCQLYPNATVAALVTHFFRLYSTWDWNNPVRLRNENRELPSWDSQAPWSDRFPLMPIMTPAFPQQNSTFNMAKSNMAVITQEFVRGWSITEDVYSGRAEWARLFQMEDLGQKYQVGLVEAKVRILVGYLDKDWQISLVRTIPEPSPEEKSTRWRLGLLLNQEVLRRPLDITAVLHRFTEYVYMFARKCGDLEDGMTLSASVTSRGQQVCRPAAQKRRLSQESWNVAKKAKVDTAEAPELLFTPESVLGRDRLAVSPPPRDPGVLSFRHRRPKSPDTPDVERLDSREKPVQPRRMKSVIKLRRPRSPPAPDAMSDSDDDGVPTLSAHTLAALQEFYSETRTGLDRSAQTSDQFAVGAVEEDWVSSLD